In Elusimicrobiaceae bacterium, the genomic stretch ATGTCCCAACATACTCCCCCATCTTTAAATGAGGAATTATTACAAGAATTATAAATATAACCTTTACATATACCTCCTTCATTTACCTCGACGTTACTAGATGCTCCATATCCACAAAACGGCGTAGAATTGCCATATATACCATTGGCTTGATAGGGCATAGCTAATGCTGAACATCTTTCTTGGTCGGTTCTATAACATGTTCCATTTTTTTGCGAAAAGGCACGGCCAACATGATCACAAGTGGCCTTGTCTATAGCTTGGTCTAAAAGATACGCGGTGTAGCCCTCGGCACTAGTTAAATCTTGGCCTATAAGTAGCTTTCCGCAAAGTTTTTCGGCCCGTTCATCGCCTGTCTTAGCCTCACAATGCAGTTGCCCGGCAAATATTGGACTGTCGTTAAGGTAACTAGCCAGTCTTACATTAGCAAGCTTACTATTCGTAACCCGTATCACGTTGGGATCTGCGGTATTATTGGGCGTTACTAAGGCAAAGGTTAAATCAGTATTATTCATAGTAACATCTAAATTAGCCATATTATCTGTATAAGCACCATTAGTCATTTTAATGGCTTCTTCAGCATCTTTAATGGCCTTAGCTCCGGGGAGCATTGTGCTCCAATGGCTTTTATCCACCGCGCCCTGATACATGGGGATTGCAATAGCTGATAAAATACCAATAATCAGTACGACAACTAGCAATTCTACTAACGTAAATGCTTTGTGCATAAGATTTCCTTTAAAATATTGGCCTGGGCAAAAGAAAACGGCTATTATGCCCAAGCGCGAATCAGTCACCTAGTCATAACAGCCGTAGTTTGCCGCGCCCGAAGGCGTGGCAAACATTCGGTACAACACAACGGGATTATAAGTTCCATTGCGTTGTACCTAAAACAGCTGCTTTTGGACTGATTCGTGGCCTTTGGTTTCCCAAAAGCTATCCGTATTCTGCATACGGTTCCAAAAACAGATTAAAATTTATTCATAAGCGCAGTTTCTTGCGCGTAACTATCTATCCTCCTATAAAGGGATGTTGGTATTATAGCAAATCCCTATACGATATTTATTTCCCTTCACGTTCCTTTTGTTTCATTTCCCGCCAGACGGCTAAGGCCTCTTCCGGGGTGGCGGCTTTGGCGTGGTCTCCAAACACATGGGGGTGGCGCCGATGGAGTTTTTCATCCAAGTAAACAATCACATCTTCTATGGAAAATTTGCCTTCTTCGCGGGCAATTTGCGCATGCATTAATACCTGCAGCAACACATCCCCCAGCTCTTCTTTCATATTTTCATCATCTTTCTTTTCTATAGCTTGTACCAATTCTTCGCTTTCATTGCGAAGGCATTTAATCAAACTCTCATGAGTTTGTTTTTTATCCCACGGGCACCCCTCCGGTCCGCGCAAGGTAGCAATCGTATGCACTAATTCCTCAAATTTTGTTTTCATATTCTCTCCAAAAATGCTATACCATTATTATATGAAAATAAACTTCAGACTGGCGCTGAGCGCACTTTGCATCCTATTCCTCGTTCCTTGTGTGACCGCACAAGTAACCATTGTCAAACAAGAAGGCAACAAAATCTATTTAGACACTTCCGAATATAATCGAAAAGTATCGGTAGGAGACACCTTCAAAATTATTCTCTCACAAGAGAAATTAACCAATCCCAAAACCGGTAAAGATTTAGGCCTTATTAATCATTATTCCGAAGAAGGAAAAATCGTAGAAGTGCAAGCGTTGTACGCCGTCGGTCAAATATCCGTTGCAGGGCAATATGCCGGCAAAGAAGCCGTCTTAGAAAATCACATGCCCGCGCCGGTCTCTGTAAAACCTACCACAACGGCCGATGCTCCGGTTGCGGCGGCGGTTTCACAGTCCACCCGTAAAGCTACTTCTTATCAAGTAATCGAACGGGAAGTAATCAGCGCGGTAAAAGCGGATTTGTTACCTTTC encodes the following:
- a CDS encoding MazG family protein — protein: MKTKFEELVHTIATLRGPEGCPWDKKQTHESLIKCLRNESEELVQAIEKKDDENMKEELGDVLLQVLMHAQIAREEGKFSIEDVIVYLDEKLHRRHPHVFGDHAKAATPEEALAVWREMKQKEREGK
- a CDS encoding prepilin-type N-terminal cleavage/methylation domain-containing protein, whose protein sequence is MHKAFTLVELLVVVLIIGILSAIAIPMYQGAVDKSHWSTMLPGAKAIKDAEEAIKMTNGAYTDNMANLDVTMNNTDLTFALVTPNNTADPNVIRVTNSKLANVRLASYLNDSPIFAGQLHCEAKTGDERAEKLCGKLLIGQDLTSAEGYTAYLLDQAIDKATCDHVGRAFSQKNGTCYRTDQERCSALAMPYQANGIYGNSTPFCGYGASSNVEVNEGGICKGYIYNSCNNSSFKDGGVCWDMAKAGCTNSSFANGAVCITKNESSCANNTFDNAICVTTSFYGGCDSTFTNGSVCYAGESTYYRYGCAGVSYNDNACCCGGASCPNEHRCSSARCAEVEAQVQNISTQYGINM